The Betta splendens chromosome 4, fBetSpl5.4, whole genome shotgun sequence genome contains a region encoding:
- the kng1 gene encoding kininogen-1 isoform X2, which produces MRSRVALCALALLCLHSSVFGQVVDVQPGVLIFCDDPSVEKAVSSAVTKFNGKLTSGHTLALFQILTASKSENGANSVYSLQFTTRRSDCLAEDRKPWSDCNYLPYGHKAPISCNATVNMSDTEADTKQVDCLVDHVTPDKAPCLGCPREIDENSEDIRVPLSASISKYNSMSTHTHLFTLNNLGPVTQQVVAGLRYKMSFDMRKTKCAKAEHKDLNELCVLDGEKAEFVTCNSIVDVAPWRFENPEVQLECADGEMPVSFSRRRPPGWSPLRSILRETPPSFKKPTAAPPVAPSAASPKKESSEEDNTGSKHTPPTAAAEELKKNPFHCPSKPWKPWSPVEPPPPGAPTQASTTATAAPPADGQA; this is translated from the exons ATGAGGAGCCGAGTCGCGCTGTGTGCGCTGGCGCTGCTGTGCCTCCACAGCTCCGTCTTTGGGCAG GTCGTGGACGTGCAGCCTGGCGTCCTGATCTTCTGTGACGACCCGTCTGTAGAAAAGGCCGTGAGCAGCGCTGTGACCAAGTTCAACGGGAAGCTGACCAGCGGACACACGCTGGCCCTGTTCCAGATCCTGACGGCCAGTAAG TCAGAGAACGGCGCCAACTCCGTGTACTCGCTGCAGTTCACCACCAGGAGGAGCGACTGCCTCGCTGAAGACAGGAAGCCCTGGAGCGACTGTAACTATCTGCCCTACGGACACAAG GCTCCGATCTCATGCAACGCCACCGTCAACAtgtcagacacagaggcagacactAAACAGGTGGACTGCCTCgttg ACCACGTGACTCCGGACAAGGCTCCCTGTCTGGGCTGCCCCAGGGAGATCGACGAGAACTCGGAGGACATCAGAGTTCCTctttctgcctccatctccaaGTACAACTCCATGTCCACCCACACGCACCTGTTCACCCTCAACAACCTGGGCCCCGTCACCCAGCAG GTCGTCGCAGGCCTCAGGTACAAGATGAGCTTCGACATGAGGAAGACCAAATGTGCCAAAGCCGAACACAAAGACCTGAACGAACTGTGTGTCTTGGATGGAGAGAAAGCG gaGTTTGTCACCTGTAACTCCATCGTGGACGTCGCGCCGTGGAGATTCGAGAACCCAGAGGTCCAGTTAGAGTGTGCGGACGGTGAAATGCCTGTTTCG TTCAGCCGGCGTCGTCCTCCCGGCTGGTCTCCACTCAGGTCCATTCTGCGGGAAACCCCCCCCTCCTTTAAGAAGCCTACGGCGGCACCACCTGTGGCCCCTTCAGCGGCTTCACCCAAGAAGGAATCCTCCGAGGAGGACAACACGGGCTCCAAACACACGCCCCCCACGGCGGCTGccgaggagctgaagaagaaccCGTTCCACTGCCCCTCCAAGCCCTGGAAGCCCTGGAGCCCcgtggagccccccccccctgggGCCCCCACCCAGGCCAGCACCACGGCCACGGCGGCTCCGCCCGCGGACGGCCAGGCGTGA
- the kng1 gene encoding kininogen-1 isoform X1 has translation MRSRVALCALALLCLHSSVFGQEVVDVQPGVLIFCDDPSVEKAVSSAVTKFNGKLTSGHTLALFQILTASKSENGANSVYSLQFTTRRSDCLAEDRKPWSDCNYLPYGHKAPISCNATVNMSDTEADTKQVDCLVDHVTPDKAPCLGCPREIDENSEDIRVPLSASISKYNSMSTHTHLFTLNNLGPVTQQVVAGLRYKMSFDMRKTKCAKAEHKDLNELCVLDGEKAEFVTCNSIVDVAPWRFENPEVQLECADGEMPVSFSRRRPPGWSPLRSILRETPPSFKKPTAAPPVAPSAASPKKESSEEDNTGSKHTPPTAAAEELKKNPFHCPSKPWKPWSPVEPPPPGAPTQASTTATAAPPADGQA, from the exons ATGAGGAGCCGAGTCGCGCTGTGTGCGCTGGCGCTGCTGTGCCTCCACAGCTCCGTCTTTGGGCAG GAGGTCGTGGACGTGCAGCCTGGCGTCCTGATCTTCTGTGACGACCCGTCTGTAGAAAAGGCCGTGAGCAGCGCTGTGACCAAGTTCAACGGGAAGCTGACCAGCGGACACACGCTGGCCCTGTTCCAGATCCTGACGGCCAGTAAG TCAGAGAACGGCGCCAACTCCGTGTACTCGCTGCAGTTCACCACCAGGAGGAGCGACTGCCTCGCTGAAGACAGGAAGCCCTGGAGCGACTGTAACTATCTGCCCTACGGACACAAG GCTCCGATCTCATGCAACGCCACCGTCAACAtgtcagacacagaggcagacactAAACAGGTGGACTGCCTCgttg ACCACGTGACTCCGGACAAGGCTCCCTGTCTGGGCTGCCCCAGGGAGATCGACGAGAACTCGGAGGACATCAGAGTTCCTctttctgcctccatctccaaGTACAACTCCATGTCCACCCACACGCACCTGTTCACCCTCAACAACCTGGGCCCCGTCACCCAGCAG GTCGTCGCAGGCCTCAGGTACAAGATGAGCTTCGACATGAGGAAGACCAAATGTGCCAAAGCCGAACACAAAGACCTGAACGAACTGTGTGTCTTGGATGGAGAGAAAGCG gaGTTTGTCACCTGTAACTCCATCGTGGACGTCGCGCCGTGGAGATTCGAGAACCCAGAGGTCCAGTTAGAGTGTGCGGACGGTGAAATGCCTGTTTCG TTCAGCCGGCGTCGTCCTCCCGGCTGGTCTCCACTCAGGTCCATTCTGCGGGAAACCCCCCCCTCCTTTAAGAAGCCTACGGCGGCACCACCTGTGGCCCCTTCAGCGGCTTCACCCAAGAAGGAATCCTCCGAGGAGGACAACACGGGCTCCAAACACACGCCCCCCACGGCGGCTGccgaggagctgaagaagaaccCGTTCCACTGCCCCTCCAAGCCCTGGAAGCCCTGGAGCCCcgtggagccccccccccctgggGCCCCCACCCAGGCCAGCACCACGGCCACGGCGGCTCCGCCCGCGGACGGCCAGGCGTGA
- the lamp3 gene encoding lysosome-associated membrane glycoprotein 3 yields the protein MMLKALVSVRSLIILAAFAAGFQLQTDPRSAAELRHRPVLQPTEAAPQAGTYTVKSSEGKLCIKATMGAEYIITEKQRSWYFNLDPSRVTATGHCDDRAALLSLTLPDDGAGLQLSFRKETSCFYVTKLTAHLSPLPVCQTCPNQTYSGLLDHQRLFTTKKGQSFTCQSENELSLSPQLKVKLVPLQMQAFSLPDGQFGKEFECWADFNKQVIPVIVGATVMGLALIAVLTFLFIRDRHRSGYDRI from the exons ATGATGCTAAAGGCTCTGGTCTCTGTCCGGTCTCTCATCATTCTGGCTGCTTTTGCTGCAG GTTTCCAGCTCCAGACAGACCCCAgatctgctgcagagctgcgcCACCGACCGGTCCTGCAGCCCACTGAGGCTGCTCCTCAAGCAG GAACCTACACGGTGAAAAGCTCTGAGGGGAAACTCTGCATCAAAGCCACCATGGGAGCGGAATACATCATCACTGAGAAGCAG AGGAGCTGGTATTTCAACCTGGACCCCTCCAGGGTCACGGCCACCGGTCACTGTGACGACAGAGCTGCTCTTCTCTCCCTGACGCTGCCAGATGATGGTGCCggtctgcagctcagcttcaggaAG GAAACCAGCTGTTTCTACGTCACCAAGCTCACAGCTCACCTGTCTCCTCTGCCTGTTTGCCAGACGTGTCCCA ATCAGACGTACTCGGGTTTGCTGGATCATCAGAGGTTGTTCACGACAAAGAAAGGTCAGAGCTTCACCTGCCAATCGGAGAACGAGCTTTCGCTGTCGCCTCAGCTGAAGGTCAAGCTCGTTCCTCTGCAGATGCAGGCGTTTTCTCTGCCTGATGGACAGTTTGGAAAAG AGTTTGAGTGCTGGGCCGACTTTAACAAACAAGTCATCCCTGTCATCGTTGGGGCCACAGTGATGGGTCTCGCCCTCATCGCTGTGCTGACATTCCTGTTCATTAGGGACCGCCACAGATCAGGATACGACAGGATCTGA